One window of Streptococcus troglodytae genomic DNA carries:
- a CDS encoding thiolase family protein encodes MGIKIQVSGVGCTNAPGLPHINKSFKELLVEAVYKALDDAFLSPHLIDGASFSYAGEGEIGHGGIVPTLVDALGLAPLEGYINIGNCASSHMALLQGCEMIESGRYRHVLVAGFDKMTDILPFENYMLMSTDSLYDYNLGFSHIDAFLLQQEYISKYGIQPIKLKEALLKFSTLMKKYGAVNKVSSNFGKELPTPKELENQPFFGNAMSAGEGASAVILSAMETNNKNSSQEKVIIAGRGYTNTSHYIPHRYKEKLLHHKNKDSNDEVGMFNGIPLELSINQAYSEAKISSKDLNILELYDQGLNSFISMEAAGICPKGEAIEYICNGGGTIDSSVAINTDGGNIARGHAGGGASLYQIIEIVKQLQGRASGMQIKKRQYGLSTVIGGAYATAAAIVLKNEEY; translated from the coding sequence ATGGGGATAAAAATTCAAGTAAGTGGAGTAGGTTGTACTAATGCTCCTGGCTTACCGCATATTAATAAATCCTTTAAAGAACTATTAGTAGAAGCTGTTTATAAAGCATTAGATGATGCTTTTCTTTCCCCTCATTTAATTGATGGCGCTAGTTTTTCTTATGCTGGAGAGGGAGAAATTGGACATGGGGGGATTGTTCCTACATTAGTGGATGCTTTAGGTTTAGCGCCTCTGGAAGGTTACATTAATATTGGAAATTGTGCAAGTTCTCATATGGCTCTTTTACAAGGATGTGAAATGATTGAAAGCGGACGCTATAGGCATGTTTTAGTAGCAGGTTTTGATAAGATGACGGACATCCTTCCTTTTGAAAACTATATGCTAATGTCAACAGATAGTTTGTATGATTATAACTTAGGCTTTTCGCATATTGATGCTTTTTTATTGCAGCAGGAGTACATCAGTAAATATGGAATCCAGCCGATAAAACTAAAGGAAGCTTTGTTAAAGTTTTCAACATTAATGAAGAAGTATGGTGCAGTCAACAAAGTTTCTTCAAATTTTGGTAAAGAGCTTCCAACCCCAAAAGAACTTGAAAACCAACCTTTTTTTGGGAATGCTATGAGTGCTGGGGAAGGAGCCAGTGCTGTCATATTATCCGCTATGGAAACTAATAATAAAAATAGTAGTCAAGAGAAAGTGATTATAGCAGGTCGAGGGTATACTAACACATCGCATTATATTCCTCATAGATATAAGGAAAAGTTACTTCATCATAAAAATAAGGATTCAAATGATGAAGTAGGAATGTTTAATGGGATACCTTTGGAGTTATCCATAAATCAAGCGTATTCAGAAGCGAAAATAAGTTCAAAAGATCTAAATATTCTAGAATTGTATGATCAAGGTCTCAATAGTTTTATTTCTATGGAAGCCGCAGGTATTTGCCCGAAAGGAGAAGCCATAGAATATATTTGTAATGGGGGAGGAACTATTGATAGTTCAGTGGCAATAAATACAGATGGTGGTAATATTGCTCGAGGTCATGCAGGAGGAGGAGCTAGTTTATATCAAATTATTGAAATTGTAAAACAGCTTCAAGGAAGAGCTTCTGGTATGCAAATAAAGAAGCGGCAATATGGTTTATCAACTGTGATAGGCGGAGCATATGCGACAGCTGCTGCTATTGTTTTAAAAAATGAGGAGTATTAA
- a CDS encoding 3-oxoacyl-[acyl-carrier-protein] synthase III C-terminal domain-containing protein, which translates to MEAGQEAVLHFKEDVAKIDSVLLGSCTTPDIFKSNANQLMSFLLNKNDYFGCDIRASENSGAASLVLGYSLVSSGLSNTSLIFSADTLSKNIFPSELREPYIGSGAASIILGKGEDILAEIIGIGNSNASFPEQGRTEDNRYLRVLANLNYSVVKEGRIKRSLESINNALENASLKAEDIKYFVFQDGTEQTYKEFSHFFHFDNVINQDIFKNLGYIGSASPIISMLAALESAEVGDIILMCGYGHSSGSTTVIFRVTEEITFKNKIIDKLKNYKDINYSEAMKHEFKYSQPEISLGTFI; encoded by the coding sequence ATGGAAGCTGGTCAAGAAGCGGTTTTACATTTTAAGGAAGATGTTGCAAAAATTGATAGTGTATTACTTGGTAGTTGTACTACACCAGATATTTTTAAAAGTAATGCTAATCAACTGATGTCATTTTTATTAAATAAAAATGACTATTTTGGATGTGATATTAGAGCCTCTGAGAACTCAGGGGCTGCCTCTTTAGTTTTAGGGTATTCTTTAGTAAGTTCTGGTTTAAGCAATACAAGTTTAATATTTAGTGCTGATACATTAAGTAAAAATATATTTCCAAGTGAACTAAGAGAGCCGTACATTGGCTCAGGAGCAGCTAGTATTATATTAGGTAAAGGTGAAGATATATTAGCTGAAATTATTGGTATAGGAAATTCAAATGCTTCTTTTCCTGAGCAAGGAAGAACAGAGGATAATAGATATTTGCGAGTCCTCGCTAATTTGAATTATTCTGTTGTAAAGGAAGGAAGAATTAAAAGAAGTTTGGAATCTATAAATAATGCTTTAGAAAATGCTTCTTTAAAAGCTGAAGACATCAAATATTTTGTTTTTCAAGATGGCACGGAGCAGACTTATAAAGAATTTTCTCATTTCTTCCATTTTGATAATGTGATAAATCAAGATATTTTCAAAAATCTAGGTTATATCGGTTCTGCTTCTCCTATTATTTCTATGTTAGCAGCTCTTGAAAGTGCTGAAGTAGGAGATATTATTTTAATGTGTGGATATGGACATAGTTCAGGTTCTACTACGGTTATTTTTAGAGTAACTGAGGAAATAACATTCAAAAATAAAATAATAGATAAGTTAAAAAATTATAAAGATATCAATTACTCTGAGGCGATGAAGCATGAATTTAAATACAGTCAGCCTGAGATATCTCTAGGGACATTTATTTAG
- the tsf gene encoding translation elongation factor Ts, whose translation MANITAALVKELREKTSAGVMDAKKALVEVEGDMEKAVELLREKGMAKAAKKADRVAAEGLTGVYVDGNVAAIVEVNAETDFVAKNAQFVDLVNETAKVIAEGKPANNEEALALKTAAGDTLEAAYVNATATIGEKISFRRFALVEKADNQVFGAYQHNGGKIGVITVLEGENTDEALAKQLAMHVAAMNPTVLSYKELSEEFIHDELAQMNHKIEQDNESRAMVNKPALPLLKYGSKGQLTDEVIAQAEEDIKAELKAEGKPEKIWDKIIPGKMARFFLDNTKVDQQYTLLSQVYIMDDSKTVEAYMESVNGKVISFVRFEVGEGIEKAANDFENEVAATMAAALNN comes from the coding sequence ATGGCAAATATTACTGCAGCTCTTGTTAAGGAATTGCGTGAAAAAACTAGTGCTGGTGTCATGGACGCCAAAAAAGCCTTGGTTGAAGTTGAAGGCGATATGGAAAAAGCAGTTGAACTTCTTCGCGAAAAGGGTATGGCCAAAGCAGCTAAAAAAGCTGATCGTGTTGCCGCTGAAGGTTTAACAGGTGTTTATGTTGATGGCAATGTTGCTGCTATTGTAGAAGTTAATGCCGAAACAGATTTTGTTGCTAAAAATGCTCAATTTGTTGACTTGGTTAATGAAACAGCTAAAGTCATCGCTGAAGGTAAACCTGCTAACAATGAGGAAGCTCTTGCTTTAAAAACAGCAGCTGGAGATACTTTAGAGGCTGCTTATGTCAATGCAACAGCAACCATTGGAGAAAAAATTTCTTTCCGCCGTTTTGCTCTTGTTGAGAAAGCTGATAATCAAGTTTTCGGTGCCTACCAGCATAATGGTGGTAAGATTGGCGTTATCACAGTTCTTGAAGGTGAAAATACGGATGAAGCTCTTGCCAAACAACTTGCCATGCATGTTGCTGCAATGAACCCAACTGTTCTTTCATACAAAGAATTGAGCGAAGAATTTATTCATGATGAATTGGCTCAAATGAACCATAAAATTGAACAAGATAATGAAAGCCGTGCTATGGTTAATAAACCAGCTCTTCCGCTTCTTAAATACGGTTCAAAAGGTCAATTAACTGATGAAGTCATTGCTCAAGCTGAAGAAGATATCAAGGCAGAGCTTAAAGCTGAAGGCAAACCTGAAAAGATTTGGGATAAAATCATTCCTGGTAAAATGGCTCGCTTCTTCTTGGACAATACGAAGGTTGACCAGCAATATACTTTATTATCACAAGTTTACATTATGGATGACAGTAAGACCGTTGAAGCTTATATGGAGTCCGTAAATGGGAAAGTGATTAGCTTTGTTCGTTTTGAGGTCGGCGAAGGTATTGAAAAAGCAGCTAACGATTTTGAAAATGAAGTTGCCGCTACAATGGCAGCCGCTTTAAATAACTAA
- the rpsB gene encoding 30S ribosomal protein S2, producing MAVISMKQLLEAGVHFGHQTRRWNPKMAKYIFTERNGIHVIDLQQTVKLADQAYDFVRDAAANDAVILFVGTKKQASEAIKEEAERAGQYYINHRWLGGTLTNWDTIQKRIARLKEIKQMEVDGIFDVLPKKEVALLNKQRARLEKFLGGIEDMPRIPDIIYIVDPHKEQIAVKEAKKLGIPVVAMVDTNADPDDIDVIIPANDDAIRAVKLITSKLADAVIEGRQGEDSVEAVEAELAAGETQADSIEEIVEVVEGANEN from the coding sequence AGGCTGGTGTGCACTTCGGTCACCAAACGCGTCGTTGGAACCCAAAGATGGCTAAGTACATCTTTACAGAACGTAACGGAATTCACGTTATTGATCTTCAACAAACTGTAAAATTAGCTGATCAAGCTTATGACTTCGTTCGTGATGCTGCAGCAAATGATGCCGTTATCTTGTTTGTTGGTACGAAAAAACAAGCTTCTGAAGCGATTAAAGAAGAGGCAGAACGTGCTGGTCAATACTATATCAACCACCGCTGGTTGGGTGGAACTTTGACAAACTGGGATACGATTCAAAAACGTATCGCACGTTTGAAAGAAATCAAACAAATGGAAGTTGATGGTATTTTTGATGTTCTTCCTAAGAAAGAAGTTGCTCTTCTTAACAAGCAACGTGCACGTCTTGAAAAATTCTTGGGTGGTATCGAAGATATGCCTCGTATTCCAGATATTATCTACATCGTTGACCCGCACAAAGAACAAATTGCAGTTAAAGAAGCTAAGAAACTTGGTATTCCAGTTGTCGCTATGGTCGATACTAATGCTGATCCAGATGATATTGATGTTATCATCCCAGCAAATGACGATGCGATCCGTGCCGTTAAATTGATTACCAGCAAATTGGCTGATGCTGTGATTGAAGGTCGTCAAGGTGAAGACAGCGTTGAAGCTGTTGAAGCAGAACTTGCAGCTGGAGAAACACAGGCAGATTCAATCGAAGAAATTGTTGAAGTTGTTGAAGGCGCAAACGAAAATTAA